In Chthoniobacterales bacterium, a genomic segment contains:
- the hemB gene encoding porphobilinogen synthase encodes MQLTTRMRRNRASGGLRRMVREVRLDVADLIYPLFVRAGSANESVASMPGVERRSVKDLVRECREAFDLGIPAVAIFPVIDTGRKNARGTHALDADNLLFRALREVKSAVPDLVLIADVALDPYTDHGHDGVLTADGRDVDNDATVEILCELAVKEAEAGADIVAPSDMMDGRVGAIRAALDSKSLITTCILAYAAKFASAYYGPFRDAVGSTQATPISKATYQLDPANVREALREVELDEREGADMLMVKPAGPYLDVIRAVRETTRLPLAAYQVSGEYAQIHAASKAGWLDYAKCRDESLLAIKRAGADMILTYFAREVAERLNG; translated from the coding sequence ATGCAATTGACGACAAGAATGCGGCGGAACCGGGCCTCGGGGGGTTTGCGGCGGATGGTGCGAGAGGTGCGCCTGGATGTGGCGGATTTGATTTATCCGTTGTTCGTCCGCGCGGGGTCGGCGAATGAGTCGGTGGCGTCGATGCCGGGGGTGGAGCGGCGGAGCGTGAAGGATCTGGTGCGTGAGTGTCGCGAGGCGTTCGATCTCGGGATCCCGGCGGTGGCAATCTTTCCGGTGATTGATACCGGACGCAAAAATGCACGGGGAACCCATGCGCTCGATGCCGACAATCTGCTTTTCCGCGCGCTGCGGGAGGTGAAATCGGCTGTGCCGGACCTGGTGCTCATCGCCGATGTTGCGCTCGACCCTTACACGGACCACGGCCATGACGGCGTGCTGACGGCGGATGGGCGCGACGTAGACAATGACGCCACAGTAGAAATTTTGTGCGAGCTTGCGGTCAAGGAAGCCGAGGCCGGTGCGGACATCGTGGCGCCGTCGGACATGATGGACGGGCGTGTGGGTGCGATCCGCGCGGCGTTGGATAGCAAAAGCCTGATCACTACTTGCATTCTGGCCTATGCAGCCAAGTTTGCCTCGGCCTATTACGGTCCGTTCCGCGATGCGGTTGGCAGCACGCAGGCGACGCCGATATCCAAGGCGACCTACCAACTCGATCCGGCCAATGTCCGCGAGGCACTGCGCGAGGTCGAACTCGACGAGCGCGAGGGCGCGGACATGCTGATGGTCAAGCCCGCGGGTCCGTATCTCGACGTGATCCGCGCCGTCCGCGAAACAACGCGGCTTCCCTTGGCCGCCTACCAGGTTTCCGGCGAATACGCCCAAATCCACGCGGCTTCGAAAGCCGGTTGGTTGGATTACGCCAAGTGCCGAGACGAATCTTTGCTGGCGATCAAACGCGCAGGTGCGGACATGATCCTGACCTACTTCGCGCGCGAAGTGGCCGAGCGGTTGAACGGATAA
- a CDS encoding Fic family protein: protein MDVCRHFNAMEPLMPTTHGGRLAELTCEILKESGRLGGLVHCPHVMKAVEDLVREMNCYYSNLIEGHKTTPRDIERALKQDFFADKTQRDNQQLGLAHIAVDQLMVERVSDKAVDVYAPEFLCWIHREFYNRLPADLHTSKTKSGRAYQIIPGKLRDFMVDVGRHTPPHFSVLPGFLERFRQFHVSHTILPTDRLVAIAAAHHRLAWIHPFGDGNGRVARLHSHALLMRHGIPGHGLWTLSRGLARSRSRYYGALDAADQRRKSDLDGRGNLSDSALGEFCVFFLETMLDQIRFMGSLLDLGGLRARVERYFQFETRHIKRHREALMRIVRTLIDEGEIPRARVQELTGRRATVCAEIIKLGLAEEYFTSPSPKGPLRIGFPAELHEYLFPQLFLELPVGS, encoded by the coding sequence ATGGACGTTTGCCGCCACTTCAATGCCATGGAGCCGCTTATGCCGACGACTCACGGGGGGCGCCTGGCTGAGCTGACTTGCGAGATTTTGAAAGAGTCCGGGCGGCTAGGCGGCTTGGTGCATTGCCCCCATGTCATGAAGGCTGTGGAGGATTTGGTGCGGGAGATGAATTGCTACTACTCGAACCTGATCGAGGGCCACAAAACGACACCGCGCGACATCGAGCGGGCGCTGAAACAGGATTTCTTCGCGGACAAGACCCAGCGCGACAATCAACAGCTCGGTTTGGCGCACATCGCCGTGGACCAATTGATGGTGGAACGCGTCTCGGACAAGGCCGTCGATGTTTATGCACCGGAGTTCCTGTGCTGGATTCACCGGGAATTTTACAACCGCCTGCCAGCAGACCTGCACACGTCCAAAACGAAAAGCGGCCGCGCCTACCAGATCATTCCCGGAAAGTTGCGGGATTTTATGGTCGATGTCGGACGACACACCCCACCGCATTTTTCCGTGCTCCCGGGATTCCTCGAGCGTTTCCGGCAATTCCACGTAAGCCATACCATTTTGCCGACAGACCGGCTGGTCGCCATCGCCGCCGCACACCACCGCTTGGCTTGGATTCATCCATTCGGCGACGGCAACGGACGCGTCGCCAGACTGCATTCGCATGCGTTGCTCATGCGTCACGGCATCCCAGGCCATGGATTGTGGACGCTATCACGTGGGCTGGCGCGTTCCCGCTCGCGCTACTACGGCGCGCTCGATGCAGCTGATCAGCGGCGAAAGAGCGACCTGGACGGACGCGGAAATCTCTCAGACTCCGCCTTGGGCGAGTTTTGTGTGTTCTTTCTCGAGACCATGCTCGACCAAATCCGTTTTATGGGCAGTTTGCTTGATCTGGGCGGTCTGCGCGCGCGCGTCGAACGCTACTTCCAATTCGAGACCCGACACATCAAGCGGCACCGCGAGGCTTTGATGCGAATCGTGCGCACGCTCATCGACGAGGGGGAAATTCCCCGCGCCCGCGTGCAGGAACTAACCGGACGGCGCGCGACGGTGTGTGCTGAAATCATCAAACTCGGCCTCGCCGAAGAATACTTCACGTCGCCCAGCCCCAAAGGCCCGCTGCGCATTGGCTTTCCGGCAGAGTTGCACGAATATCTGTTCCCGCAGCTATTTCTTGAACTGCCAGTCGGGTCATAG
- a CDS encoding AbrB/MazE/SpoVT family DNA-binding domain-containing protein, protein MAYELKVRKIGNSYGIVLPKEALATLRVKEGDTLTLTESAHGSMSLSAYQAEVSRQMEAAEDIMKRYRHTLRELAK, encoded by the coding sequence ATGGCCTACGAACTAAAAGTCCGCAAAATTGGCAACTCCTACGGCATTGTGTTGCCGAAGGAAGCCCTCGCCACCCTGCGCGTGAAAGAAGGCGATACGCTAACGCTGACCGAGTCTGCACATGGAAGCATGAGCCTTAGCGCTTACCAGGCGGAGGTCTCACGCCAGATGGAGGCGGCCGAGGACATCATGAAACGCTACAGGCACACATTGCGCGAACTTGCCAAATGA
- a CDS encoding type II toxin-antitoxin system death-on-curing family toxin, with amino-acid sequence MKEPVWVLREVVFLAHEQSLARFGGSTGLRDEGLLDSALGKPLNLFAYGQPTIFELAASYAFGLVKNHPFIDGNKRAGFIVALTFLQINGWRLEAAEVDATLSTLALAAGEMTEAAYADWLKTNSKKAKK; translated from the coding sequence ATGAAAGAACCGGTCTGGGTCCTCCGCGAGGTCGTTTTTCTAGCCCACGAACAATCGCTGGCGCGATTCGGCGGCTCTACCGGATTGCGTGATGAGGGTTTGCTCGATTCCGCTCTCGGCAAACCGCTCAATCTTTTTGCTTACGGACAACCCACAATATTCGAACTGGCCGCGAGTTATGCGTTCGGACTAGTAAAAAACCATCCGTTCATTGATGGAAACAAACGAGCAGGTTTCATCGTCGCGCTGACATTTTTGCAAATCAACGGATGGCGCTTGGAAGCTGCAGAAGTGGATGCCACCTTGAGCACCCTCGCCCTCGCCGCAGGCGAAATGACCGAGGCTGCCTACGCCGACTGGCTCAAGACCAATTCGAAGAAGGCAAAGAAGTAG
- a CDS encoding valine--tRNA ligase, which produces MSEISKAYEPGAVEERWYAEWTQRGCFTADPASPKPPFSIVIPPPNVTGVLTLGHVLNNTLQDILARRARQQGKEVLWLPGTDHAGIATQTVVERQLRKEEGKTRRDLGREEFLKRVWTWKEKHGGIIIKQLKRLGCSCDWGRERFTMDDDYSRQVQEVFVKLHVKGLIYRGKRMVNWCPASQTALSDEEVIMKPAKGKLYVMRYQVAEEPGTFLEIATTRPETLMGDTAVAVHPDDPRYARFVGKHAVRPFPHAEIPIIGDAHIDMTFGTGVLKVTPAHDKADFEIGQRHGLEVIDVMNPDGTLNALAGPEFAGMERFSAREAAAKKLEEMGLLVRVEDYENNVGYSERADVPIEPRLSEQWFLKYPQVPAALEAVTTGKIRFVPERWAKIYEHWMTNIQDWCISRQLWWGHRIPVWYRKDDASVMHVGLDAPADADNWRQDEDVLDTWFSSWLWPFATMDEATRKKFYPTNDLVTGPDIIFFWVARMIMAGLEFTGQVPFRNVFFTSIIRDLKGRKMSKSLGNSPDPLDLMAKYGADGLRFGLMRIAPHGQDVRFDENQIKEGRNFANKLWNAARFREMQGASGKVKPLAEHKLSPYSVAVLVEFDAMHASYRRALDDFHFHEAATVLYDFFWSTYCDWYVEASKAELAAGGESADAVRAVMDHVLSGYLRLLHPFMPHITEELWERLGFAQGEGSARMVLFAAPPPEDSLPAMDATEKARAANAVQAVYDAVREVRGLRAEFKVPSNAECVVHLARNSDFADFGLSVFRALAKASSVVEVGAAGPSKKMPHVLTPLGEVYLELEIDVDAERARLQAEIAKVDVEIAKVEAKLGDASFVQGAPPQVIENFKKRGEDWRAKRAKLEAAIGGL; this is translated from the coding sequence ATGTCCGAAATTTCCAAAGCCTACGAACCCGGCGCGGTTGAGGAGCGCTGGTATGCAGAATGGACGCAGCGCGGTTGCTTCACGGCGGACCCGGCGTCGCCCAAGCCTCCTTTTTCCATCGTTATCCCGCCGCCGAATGTCACCGGCGTTCTGACTCTTGGGCATGTGCTGAACAATACGCTGCAAGACATCCTTGCAAGGCGCGCACGCCAGCAGGGCAAGGAAGTTCTATGGCTGCCGGGGACGGATCATGCCGGCATTGCCACCCAGACGGTGGTTGAGCGCCAGTTGCGAAAAGAAGAAGGCAAAACCCGCCGTGATTTGGGCCGCGAAGAATTCCTCAAACGCGTGTGGACGTGGAAAGAGAAGCACGGGGGCATCATCATCAAGCAGTTGAAGCGCCTCGGATGCTCATGCGATTGGGGGCGCGAGCGGTTCACGATGGACGATGACTACTCGCGCCAAGTGCAGGAGGTGTTCGTCAAGCTGCACGTAAAAGGCCTGATCTACCGCGGAAAGCGCATGGTGAACTGGTGTCCTGCTTCACAGACCGCGCTGAGCGACGAAGAAGTCATCATGAAGCCCGCGAAGGGCAAGCTCTACGTCATGCGCTACCAAGTGGCCGAGGAACCCGGGACATTTCTGGAAATCGCCACCACACGGCCGGAAACTTTGATGGGCGACACGGCGGTGGCCGTGCACCCGGACGATCCGCGCTACGCGCGTTTCGTCGGCAAGCATGCAGTGCGTCCGTTTCCGCACGCGGAAATCCCGATCATCGGCGACGCGCATATCGATATGACTTTCGGAACCGGAGTGCTCAAGGTCACGCCCGCGCATGACAAGGCCGACTTCGAGATCGGTCAGCGTCACGGTTTGGAAGTCATCGACGTGATGAATCCCGACGGCACGCTGAATGCGCTGGCGGGGCCGGAATTCGCCGGAATGGAACGCTTTTCCGCGCGGGAAGCAGCGGCAAAGAAGCTGGAGGAGATGGGGCTTCTTGTGCGGGTCGAGGATTATGAAAACAACGTCGGTTATAGCGAGCGTGCCGACGTGCCGATCGAACCGCGCCTGAGCGAGCAGTGGTTCCTCAAATATCCGCAGGTCCCTGCGGCGCTGGAAGCCGTGACCACCGGCAAAATCCGCTTCGTGCCCGAGCGCTGGGCGAAGATCTACGAGCATTGGATGACCAACATCCAGGACTGGTGCATCAGTCGTCAGCTCTGGTGGGGGCATCGCATTCCGGTCTGGTATCGCAAGGACGATGCGTCGGTGATGCATGTCGGACTCGACGCGCCGGCGGATGCGGACAACTGGCGTCAGGACGAGGACGTTCTCGACACGTGGTTCAGTTCCTGGCTGTGGCCGTTTGCCACGATGGATGAGGCGACGCGGAAAAAGTTCTATCCCACCAACGACCTCGTCACCGGGCCGGACATCATTTTCTTCTGGGTCGCGCGCATGATCATGGCCGGACTGGAATTCACCGGCCAGGTCCCGTTCCGAAATGTGTTTTTCACGAGTATCATTCGCGATCTCAAGGGACGCAAAATGTCCAAGAGCCTCGGCAACTCGCCCGATCCGCTCGACCTCATGGCCAAATATGGCGCGGACGGATTGCGTTTCGGACTCATGCGCATCGCTCCGCACGGACAGGACGTGCGTTTCGACGAGAATCAGATCAAAGAGGGACGTAACTTCGCCAACAAGCTCTGGAATGCCGCCCGCTTCCGCGAAATGCAGGGCGCGTCCGGCAAGGTAAAGCCGCTCGCGGAGCACAAGCTTTCGCCGTATTCCGTGGCGGTGCTCGTGGAGTTCGACGCGATGCATGCGTCTTATCGTCGGGCACTCGACGACTTCCACTTCCACGAGGCGGCGACTGTCCTCTACGACTTTTTCTGGAGCACGTATTGCGACTGGTATGTCGAGGCGTCGAAGGCGGAACTCGCGGCGGGCGGCGAATCGGCAGATGCTGTGCGCGCAGTGATGGACCATGTGCTGAGCGGGTATCTTCGCCTGCTGCATCCGTTCATGCCGCATATCACGGAGGAGCTTTGGGAGCGCCTCGGTTTCGCGCAGGGCGAGGGGAGTGCGCGGATGGTTCTTTTCGCCGCACCGCCGCCGGAGGATTCGTTGCCGGCCATGGATGCGACCGAAAAAGCCCGCGCGGCGAATGCGGTGCAGGCGGTCTATGACGCCGTGCGCGAAGTGCGCGGATTGCGGGCGGAGTTCAAAGTTCCGTCCAATGCAGAATGTGTCGTGCATCTGGCGCGCAATTCCGATTTTGCGGATTTCGGCCTGTCGGTCTTTCGCGCGCTGGCAAAAGCTTCATCGGTTGTTGAAGTGGGCGCGGCGGGACCGTCGAAGAAGATGCCGCACGTGCTGACGCCCCTGGGTGAGGTTTATCTGGAACTGGAGATCGATGTGGACGCCGAACGTGCGCGCCTTCAGGCCGAGATCGCCAAGGTGGATGTCGAGATCGCCAAGGTGGAAGCCAAACTCGGCGATGCCTCGTTTGTCCAAGGTGCCCCGCCGCAGGTTATCGAGAATTTCAAAAAACGCGGTGAAGACTGGCGTGCGAAACGCGCCAAGCTCGAGGCGGCGATCGGGGGTTTGTAG
- a CDS encoding GAF domain-containing protein, whose amino-acid sequence MPANADYSGLLSLAGEISRESDLTGLLMKILTRSLPWMRVEACSIFLPDEETGDLLIHSAHGESAPQLAALRVPAGRGIAGAAMSRKQVVRVDDAASDPRVYKEADLATGWTTRALLAAPLLDGETCLGVIEFLNPVGRGFFTREDEQLVEYFAGLVAAALGRIRAQNAALERAALQRDLDLARELQQGLLPRKFPAHGESPAIDLHAALEAANVVSGDLYDLFFIEPGKLCFVVGDVSGKGIAAGIFMAMTRTLLRAVARPGLSPLEILARLNAELCRDNEACLFVTMILGIADVDSGGVVCGLGGHNPPVLVSAGAAEFAPVGGAPLGLDPGVKFAEWRPALDRGDVLLVYTDGVTEALDESGNLFTSQRLLSVLRGLVPTSAAEVVEFVSGEVARFAGSAERSDDITLMALRRR is encoded by the coding sequence ATGCCAGCCAACGCGGATTACTCCGGACTTCTGTCTCTCGCCGGCGAAATCAGCCGCGAATCGGACCTCACGGGATTGTTGATGAAAATTCTCACCCGCAGTCTTCCGTGGATGCGGGTCGAGGCTTGTTCCATCTTTCTTCCGGACGAAGAAACGGGCGATCTGCTCATTCACTCCGCGCACGGGGAGAGCGCACCGCAACTTGCGGCGCTGCGGGTCCCGGCCGGCCGTGGCATTGCAGGTGCGGCGATGTCGCGCAAACAGGTGGTCAGGGTCGATGATGCCGCCAGCGACCCGCGTGTTTACAAGGAGGCCGATCTTGCGACGGGATGGACCACGCGTGCCCTGCTCGCCGCGCCGCTGCTGGATGGTGAAACATGTCTGGGCGTGATCGAGTTTCTGAACCCTGTTGGGCGCGGGTTCTTCACCCGCGAGGACGAGCAACTGGTCGAATACTTCGCCGGACTCGTCGCGGCGGCTCTCGGCCGGATTCGCGCGCAGAATGCCGCGCTCGAGCGTGCCGCGCTTCAGCGCGATCTCGATCTTGCCCGCGAACTCCAGCAAGGGCTCCTTCCACGCAAATTCCCGGCGCACGGGGAGTCTCCCGCCATCGATCTGCATGCGGCCCTTGAAGCTGCCAATGTCGTCAGCGGCGACCTCTACGATCTCTTTTTCATCGAACCGGGCAAGCTGTGCTTCGTGGTCGGGGATGTCTCGGGCAAAGGGATTGCAGCGGGGATTTTCATGGCCATGACCCGCACCTTGCTCCGTGCGGTGGCGCGTCCCGGATTGTCACCCTTGGAGATTCTGGCCCGCCTCAACGCCGAACTCTGCCGCGACAACGAGGCATGCCTTTTCGTTACCATGATACTTGGAATCGCGGACGTTGATTCGGGGGGAGTCGTCTGCGGTCTCGGCGGCCACAACCCGCCTGTCCTTGTATCCGCGGGTGCAGCGGAATTCGCTCCCGTGGGTGGCGCGCCGCTGGGACTCGATCCCGGTGTCAAATTCGCGGAGTGGCGCCCTGCTCTAGATCGCGGTGATGTGCTCCTCGTTTACACTGACGGCGTGACGGAAGCGCTCGATGAATCGGGAAACTTGTTCACGAGTCAGCGGCTGCTTTCTGTCCTGCGCGGTCTGGTTCCGACATCCGCTGCCGAGGTTGTGGAATTTGTCTCCGGAGAGGTTGCGCGCTTTGCCGGCAGCGCCGAGCGATCAGATGACATCACGCTCATGGCCCTGCGACGGCGTTGA
- a CDS encoding chloride channel protein — protein MTSGRPNLRPSICAIAGVLVGVVSTAAVVLLFAFCDSLATGWMLLVWQHARWALFVMMPLFWALVLWLRRNVFPESGGSGVPQTIAALEAAADPARERCLGLPAIAGKLLLTIVGLFGLFSIGREGPSVQAGAGLMRWAGRKWGATGMVRERNLILAGAAAGLAAAFNTPLAGIVFAVEELGRGNVRRYLVPVVLTVALVCVLCGWVLGDYFSFARVAGSELLPSGYACSALWLSAAAVGSIAGLAGALFARIVLRVLPEFSRAAFRHPVRVGLVCGLVCALLALWSDGSTLGTGHLQSRALIFGRGMSNGACAVSSEIDAEVYSRIGPWYALQRAGATLLVLTTGTPGGLFDPAFSCGAGLGNILARWLPFGGVAPSAVVLLSIAAFFTGLARSPLTAVVMLVEMTGAWEFLPPLVLAAFIARFASIWVCPQPFYSRLAGMLVEPGAK, from the coding sequence ATGACGAGCGGCCGGCCCAATCTGCGCCCGTCGATCTGCGCTATTGCCGGCGTGCTTGTGGGGGTCGTTTCGACGGCAGCCGTGGTTCTGTTGTTTGCCTTTTGTGACTCTCTCGCGACCGGCTGGATGCTCCTGGTCTGGCAGCACGCACGGTGGGCGTTGTTTGTCATGATGCCGCTCTTTTGGGCGCTTGTCCTGTGGTTGCGCCGGAATGTGTTTCCCGAAAGCGGCGGGTCGGGGGTTCCGCAAACCATCGCGGCCCTGGAGGCTGCCGCGGATCCTGCCCGGGAGCGCTGCTTGGGCCTGCCCGCGATCGCCGGCAAGTTGCTTCTCACGATCGTCGGGCTTTTTGGATTGTTTTCCATCGGGAGGGAGGGGCCCTCGGTCCAAGCCGGTGCCGGTTTGATGCGGTGGGCGGGGCGAAAGTGGGGAGCGACGGGCATGGTCCGGGAGCGCAACCTCATCTTGGCCGGTGCGGCGGCGGGATTGGCTGCAGCTTTCAACACGCCCCTTGCCGGGATCGTTTTTGCCGTTGAGGAACTCGGACGAGGGAATGTGCGCAGGTATCTCGTGCCGGTCGTTCTCACGGTTGCTCTGGTGTGCGTTTTATGCGGATGGGTATTGGGTGATTACTTTTCCTTTGCCCGGGTTGCAGGCAGCGAGTTGTTGCCGTCCGGCTACGCTTGCAGCGCACTTTGGCTTTCGGCAGCGGCCGTCGGTTCGATTGCCGGATTAGCCGGCGCGCTTTTTGCCCGGATTGTCCTGCGCGTGCTTCCGGAGTTTTCCCGTGCGGCTTTTCGGCATCCTGTCCGTGTCGGTTTGGTATGCGGTCTTGTCTGCGCGCTTTTGGCGCTCTGGTCGGACGGTTCAACGCTCGGAACCGGGCATTTGCAGTCGCGCGCGCTGATTTTTGGCCGCGGAATGTCGAATGGCGCCTGCGCCGTCAGTTCCGAAATTGACGCCGAAGTTTATTCGCGGATCGGTCCCTGGTATGCGCTGCAACGCGCAGGGGCCACTTTGCTCGTCCTCACGACCGGCACGCCGGGAGGCTTGTTTGATCCTGCTTTTTCCTGCGGCGCCGGGCTGGGCAACATCCTTGCAAGGTGGCTTCCCTTCGGAGGAGTTGCGCCCTCCGCTGTGGTTCTGTTGTCCATCGCCGCTTTTTTCACCGGGCTAGCCCGGAGCCCGTTGACGGCGGTTGTCATGCTCGTCGAAATGACCGGGGCGTGGGAATTTCTTCCGCCGCTCGTGTTGGCCGCGTTCATCGCCCGGTTTGCGAGCATCTGGGTCTGTCCGCAGCCGTTTTACTCCCGCTTGGCCGGTATGCTTGTCGAACCGGGGGCCAAATAG
- a CDS encoding HAD family hydrolase, producing the protein MSGKDVADSRKKLFLFDIDGTLLLTGRAGEHALRSGFKERFGVDDDLSSISFAGSTDSAIVRQMFAAHGIPETPGNIADLLDGYVHHLALELPRREGRVLPGIVALLEALHAREDCVLGLLTGNIEKGAELKLTHYGVWDFFEFGAYADDHMDRNKLGPVAHARAVEKHGISFDARDVFVIGDTPRDIDCARAAGFVAVAIATGNYSREELAAHRPDFLFGNLADTAAVLAALIGGK; encoded by the coding sequence ATGAGCGGCAAAGATGTGGCTGACAGCCGAAAGAAGCTTTTCCTTTTTGACATCGACGGAACGCTGCTCCTCACCGGACGCGCGGGCGAACACGCGCTGAGGTCGGGATTCAAAGAGCGCTTCGGCGTCGATGACGACCTTTCGTCCATTTCTTTTGCCGGTTCAACTGACTCGGCCATCGTCAGGCAGATGTTCGCCGCGCACGGCATACCTGAGACCCCCGGTAACATCGCCGACCTGCTCGACGGTTATGTGCATCACCTGGCGCTCGAGCTGCCGCGGCGTGAAGGGCGGGTTCTGCCGGGTATTGTGGCCTTGCTCGAGGCTTTGCATGCCCGCGAGGATTGCGTGCTTGGTTTGCTCACCGGCAACATCGAAAAGGGCGCGGAGTTGAAGTTGACGCACTACGGTGTTTGGGACTTTTTCGAATTCGGCGCTTATGCGGACGACCACATGGACCGCAACAAGCTGGGGCCCGTTGCCCATGCACGAGCGGTCGAAAAGCACGGGATTTCCTTCGATGCCAGGGACGTCTTTGTCATCGGTGACACGCCGCGTGATATCGATTGTGCGCGGGCGGCCGGATTCGTGGCAGTGGCGATCGCGACCGGAAACTATTCGCGCGAGGAATTGGCTGCGCACCGTCCGGACTTTCTTTTCGGGAACTTGGCCGACACAGCCGCTGTGCTCGCGGCGTTGATCGGCGGGAAATGA
- the ruvC gene encoding crossover junction endodeoxyribonuclease RuvC: protein MPTERVLAVDPSLRGTGYAVLERSGGKIRALTYGVVVNPPKLSAHLCLREIHDALTGVARDHCPQSFAIEGVIYVQNVRTAIIMGSARGAALLVAAVHGLEVHEYAPRLVKQAVVGRGGAQKDQVAFMIRALLGLTETPPPDAADALAIGVTHFNRRATAIP from the coding sequence ATGCCGACTGAACGCGTGCTGGCCGTGGACCCTTCTTTGCGTGGCACCGGATATGCCGTGCTGGAGCGCAGCGGCGGCAAGATCCGCGCCCTCACTTACGGCGTCGTCGTCAATCCCCCGAAACTTTCCGCCCATCTCTGCCTCCGCGAAATCCATGATGCGCTGACCGGGGTGGCGAGAGATCACTGCCCGCAGAGTTTTGCAATCGAAGGGGTGATTTATGTCCAGAATGTCCGCACGGCGATCATCATGGGCTCGGCACGCGGCGCGGCGTTGCTCGTCGCGGCGGTTCACGGGCTGGAAGTGCACGAATACGCGCCGCGCCTCGTGAAACAGGCCGTCGTCGGTCGCGGCGGCGCGCAAAAAGACCAAGTGGCATTCATGATCCGCGCGCTCCTCGGGCTCACCGAGACGCCGCCGCCCGACGCGGCGGACGCCCTGGCCATAGGCGTGACTCACTTCAACCGGCGCGCCACGGCGATACCATGA
- the lipB gene encoding lipoyl(octanoyl) transferase LipB, which yields MSAPEVRWIGRIAYTHALKLQEEASSARRDGGTGDRIFLLEHDPVYTIGRQRDRSSLGNTPLPHPVQEINRGGQATFHGPGQLVGYFIFDLQKLTPDLHFFLRWIEETLITLLAEYGIVAQRRDGLTGVWIEDRKIASIGVGVRRWVTMHGFGLNVGGDLSGFGAITPCGIHGVTMTSISRELGREVSVEEAASRAVRIFTAAYARLLPRDRR from the coding sequence ATGAGTGCGCCGGAAGTCCGCTGGATCGGACGCATCGCTTACACGCATGCGCTCAAGCTGCAGGAGGAGGCCTCCTCGGCACGGCGTGACGGCGGAACGGGGGACCGCATTTTCCTTCTAGAGCACGATCCGGTTTACACCATCGGCCGGCAGCGCGACCGCTCCAGCCTCGGCAACACGCCTTTGCCGCATCCCGTGCAAGAAATCAACCGCGGGGGACAGGCCACATTCCACGGCCCGGGGCAATTGGTCGGGTATTTCATTTTCGACCTGCAGAAACTCACGCCGGACCTGCATTTTTTCCTGCGTTGGATCGAAGAGACCCTCATCACGCTTCTCGCGGAATACGGAATCGTCGCCCAGCGACGGGACGGTCTCACCGGCGTGTGGATAGAAGACCGCAAGATCGCCAGCATCGGTGTCGGCGTGCGGCGATGGGTCACCATGCACGGGTTCGGGCTCAACGTCGGCGGCGATCTCTCGGGTTTCGGCGCCATCACGCCGTGCGGCATCCACGGCGTGACCATGACATCCATCTCGCGCGAACTGGGACGCGAAGTCTCCGTCGAGGAGGCAGCCTCCCGCGCCGTGCGCATTTTCACCGCCGCCTACGCGCGGCTTCTTCCCCGGGATCGCCGTTGA
- a CDS encoding 23S rRNA (pseudouridine(1915)-N(3))-methyltransferase RlmH yields the protein MKWLVLTVGKPALPYAKAGRDEYLRRIALYAKINHEAIKASDRTRESAELLERSRNSFRLVLDEKGRAFTSREFARFVDSLQLGARPVTVIVGGADGHDEALTRAADTTWSLAPLTLQHELALVVALEQIYRAHTIIAGHPYHRD from the coding sequence ATGAAATGGCTGGTGCTCACAGTCGGCAAACCGGCGCTTCCCTATGCGAAAGCAGGCCGCGACGAATATCTCAGACGCATCGCGCTCTACGCGAAGATCAACCACGAGGCGATCAAGGCATCGGACCGCACCCGCGAGAGCGCGGAACTCCTCGAACGCAGCAGGAACAGCTTCCGGTTGGTTCTCGACGAGAAAGGCCGCGCCTTCACCAGCCGCGAGTTCGCACGTTTCGTGGACAGCCTCCAGCTCGGCGCGAGGCCGGTGACGGTGATTGTCGGGGGAGCCGACGGACACGATGAGGCTTTGACCCGTGCTGCCGATACCACGTGGTCGCTCGCCCCCCTCACCCTGCAACACGAACTGGCGCTCGTTGTCGCACTCGAGCAAATTTACCGCGCCCACACGATCATCGCCGGTCATCCCTACCACCGCGATTAG